The Paraburkholderia fungorum genome window below encodes:
- a CDS encoding CerR family C-terminal domain-containing protein, protein MNTAKKLRRSPEGGYARGDETRHRIIEAAVELFGEHGFDGASTRDIATRAGVNAPALQYYFENKEGLYRACIEELADETMKTVGPAIERAQQALRDNADTATLIDAFIGIQEVIADRAFEKANKPGRRLFFAREQAGYEPESATQILTCKIRQPLNDASAALVARISGRAPDDPVTLIRTFSLHGQLVVFHVAHRSTLSMLGWKNIDAENAEQLKSTVRAQTRTLLEHWSRERDEAAAQADADKEKSRKRR, encoded by the coding sequence ATGAACACCGCAAAGAAGCTGCGCCGCTCGCCCGAGGGCGGCTATGCGCGTGGTGATGAAACCCGGCACCGGATCATCGAGGCGGCGGTCGAGTTATTTGGCGAACACGGGTTCGACGGCGCGTCGACGCGCGACATCGCGACCCGCGCCGGCGTCAACGCGCCCGCGCTGCAGTATTACTTCGAGAACAAGGAAGGCCTTTACCGGGCCTGCATCGAAGAACTCGCCGACGAAACCATGAAGACGGTCGGACCGGCGATCGAGCGCGCGCAACAGGCGCTGCGCGATAACGCCGACACCGCGACGCTGATTGACGCGTTTATCGGCATTCAGGAAGTGATCGCGGACCGCGCGTTCGAAAAAGCGAACAAACCTGGCCGGCGGCTTTTCTTCGCGCGCGAGCAGGCCGGCTATGAGCCGGAAAGCGCCACGCAGATTCTCACGTGCAAGATCCGTCAGCCGCTGAACGATGCGAGCGCGGCGCTGGTCGCGCGAATTTCCGGCCGCGCCCCCGACGATCCGGTCACGCTGATCCGCACTTTCAGCCTGCATGGACAACTGGTGGTGTTTCACGTCGCGCATCGCTCGACGCTGTCGATGCTCGGCTGGAAAAACATTGACGCAGAGAACGCCGAGCAACTCAAGTCGACGGTACGCGCACAGACCCGCACGCTGCTCGAACACTGGAGCCGTGAGCGGGACGAGGCCGCTGCGCAAGCGGATGCGGATAAAGAGAAGTCGCGTAAGCGACGATAA
- a CDS encoding CPBP family glutamic-type intramembrane protease translates to MSGIYLQKIKFWLLELPTVKLIALALVSTYAAALPVILYLLFVAPGQSLNGPHLGKHDALKVIVMGCIAAPLIETAVMQWGCLRLLKKLRCRTGVAIGISALLFGLSHNYSSAYILLGVLVGAVLATVFVIEDARNGRPFLATWAVHLLRNGITAAITLFAL, encoded by the coding sequence ATGTCGGGTATATACCTGCAGAAAATCAAATTCTGGCTACTTGAGTTGCCGACCGTAAAGCTCATCGCGCTGGCACTCGTTAGCACCTATGCAGCGGCACTGCCGGTGATTCTTTATTTGCTATTCGTCGCGCCGGGGCAATCCCTGAACGGTCCTCATCTGGGAAAACACGATGCTCTAAAAGTTATCGTGATGGGCTGCATTGCGGCCCCGCTCATTGAAACTGCCGTGATGCAGTGGGGTTGCCTGCGGCTATTAAAGAAACTCCGTTGCAGAACGGGCGTTGCCATTGGCATCTCAGCTTTGCTATTCGGCCTGAGCCATAACTACAGCAGCGCCTATATTTTATTGGGAGTTCTGGTAGGCGCTGTGTTGGCCACGGTCTTTGTCATCGAAGATGCACGCAACGGGCGTCCCTTTCTCGCTACCTGGGCCGTGCATCTTCTGCGTAACGGGATAACAGCGGCGATTACGTTGTTCGCGCTGTAG
- a CDS encoding GFA family protein, with protein MNLTPTRDMQRTGHVMRKETGDKLKASPRVSDRGETMLRTYHGSCHCRFVTFEARIDFSKGTGKCNCSFCSRLRLWLVKVRPEEFRLLSGDNALTQYSGANPVAHHPFCKQCGVHVFDRIEMPNGTGYPYINVNIACIDELDLNEVLQAPIVYHNGLANDWGNPAPETRHL; from the coding sequence ATGAATCTGACTCCGACGCGCGATATGCAGCGCACCGGTCATGTCATGCGAAAGGAAACGGGCGATAAACTTAAGGCCTCGCCACGCGTATCCGATCGAGGAGAAACTATGCTGCGGACATATCACGGAAGTTGCCATTGTCGATTTGTGACATTCGAAGCGCGGATCGATTTCAGCAAAGGCACCGGCAAATGCAATTGCAGCTTCTGCAGCAGATTGCGACTATGGCTGGTCAAAGTTCGACCGGAAGAGTTCCGCCTTCTCTCCGGCGATAACGCACTGACGCAGTACTCTGGCGCAAACCCCGTCGCTCATCATCCGTTTTGCAAACAATGCGGTGTGCACGTATTCGACCGCATCGAGATGCCGAACGGCACGGGATATCCCTATATCAACGTGAATATTGCGTGCATCGATGAACTCGATCTGAATGAAGTTTTGCAGGCACCGATTGTCTATCACAATGGGCTCGCGAACGACTGGGGCAATCCTGCGCCGGAAACCCGTCATCTTTGA
- a CDS encoding GFA family protein, with amino-acid sequence MSTSWKGRCLCGAVHYRADGAATAQLVCHCRDCQRASGSAGLPVVVVKASGFSFAGETRPYTKTGGSGMPTTRHFCAHCGSLLFGTPHHAPEIVTIYAGTLDEPSQFKADFVQFTAERHRLDAREPGVAQYTGRA; translated from the coding sequence GTGTCGACTTCGTGGAAAGGGCGCTGCCTGTGCGGCGCCGTGCATTACCGCGCCGATGGTGCCGCAACGGCGCAACTCGTTTGCCATTGCCGCGACTGTCAGCGAGCTTCGGGCTCGGCGGGTTTGCCGGTTGTCGTAGTCAAAGCTTCCGGGTTCTCCTTCGCAGGCGAAACCAGGCCCTATACAAAAACCGGCGGAAGTGGAATGCCGACAACACGTCATTTCTGTGCGCATTGCGGCAGTTTGCTATTTGGAACGCCGCATCATGCACCGGAAATCGTGACGATCTACGCGGGCACACTCGACGAACCTTCGCAATTCAAGGCCGATTTCGTTCAATTCACCGCGGAGCGACATCGGCTCGACGCCCGTGAGCCGGGAGTGGCTCAATATACGGGCAGAGCGTAA
- a CDS encoding LysR family transcriptional regulator, protein MSNIIENDFRHFDLNLLLTFRALLEERSVTRAAQRLFLGQPAVSGALKRLRDAFGDELFVRTSRGIVPTSRALELSRQIEPFLQSLHQVMTQSPVFDPASAQRVFRIGLSDSLEVLMTPEIMDRLTVSAPGVKLIVRPTDSTRAAAMLDEGEIELAVGVFPDGAQWHRRRRLFQWRFVSVFNPHLVKTRRKRLSMEEFLRHRHILTSFSAGLHGFIDERLELQGLKRDVVFSSANFATSPFIVRRTPAIATVPDFIGRVWRDALDLAISPLPFEVPGYEVSLMWAAARDQDPGLAWLTQEFADAFGEGEGERENGKRQRRA, encoded by the coding sequence ATGAGCAACATCATTGAAAATGATTTCAGGCATTTCGACCTGAACCTGCTGCTGACCTTCCGCGCTCTACTGGAAGAGCGCAGTGTCACGCGTGCCGCGCAACGACTCTTCCTCGGTCAGCCGGCGGTGAGCGGGGCGCTCAAAAGGCTCAGGGACGCATTCGGCGACGAACTGTTCGTGCGTACATCGCGCGGCATCGTGCCGACTTCGCGTGCGCTCGAACTGTCGCGGCAGATCGAACCATTTCTGCAATCGCTTCATCAGGTGATGACGCAATCGCCGGTATTCGACCCAGCGAGTGCGCAGCGCGTATTCCGCATCGGACTGAGCGATTCGCTGGAAGTGCTGATGACGCCGGAAATCATGGACCGCCTGACTGTGTCGGCTCCCGGCGTGAAGCTGATCGTGCGTCCAACCGACTCGACGCGCGCGGCAGCCATGCTCGACGAAGGTGAGATTGAACTCGCGGTTGGCGTATTCCCCGACGGTGCGCAGTGGCACCGGCGCCGGCGGCTGTTTCAGTGGCGCTTCGTGAGCGTCTTTAATCCGCACCTCGTCAAAACGCGGCGCAAGCGTCTGTCGATGGAAGAATTCCTGCGTCACCGGCACATACTGACTTCGTTTAGCGCAGGGCTTCACGGCTTTATCGACGAGCGGCTGGAGTTGCAAGGACTCAAGCGCGACGTGGTGTTTTCCAGCGCGAATTTCGCCACCAGTCCGTTCATCGTGCGACGCACGCCGGCGATTGCCACGGTCCCCGATTTCATCGGCCGCGTCTGGCGTGATGCGTTGGATCTGGCGATCAGTCCGCTACCGTTCGAAGTGCCCGGCTACGAGGTCTCGCTGATGTGGGCCGCGGCGCGGGACCAGGACCCGGGCCTTGCGTGGCTGACGCAGGAATTCGCGGACGCTTTTGGCGAGGGCGAAGGCGAGCGTGAGAACGGGAAAAGACAGCGACGTGCGTGA
- a CDS encoding SDR family oxidoreductase produces the protein MNWQSQKVVVMGGSSGLGLATVARLSAAGADVVAVGRDRDKLDKALAGLEGTGNVVGEALDCTDRAALDRFFGRVGRVDHLVLTLSGGEGAGLFRELDLAALRRGFEAKVWPQLEAAQAALPALRRDGSLTFVTAISARIANPGTAGLGAINGALESMIGTLARELAPMRVNAVSPGVIDTAWWDRFPASVKTDLFRQQAETLPVGRVGHADDIAHALQFLMENTFMTGAVVECDGGLRLL, from the coding sequence ATGAATTGGCAATCGCAGAAAGTCGTGGTGATGGGTGGTTCGTCGGGCCTCGGGCTGGCGACGGTGGCGCGGTTATCGGCGGCCGGTGCCGATGTCGTGGCGGTAGGGCGCGACCGGGACAAACTGGATAAGGCGCTTGCCGGACTCGAAGGTACGGGCAATGTGGTTGGCGAGGCGCTCGACTGCACCGACCGCGCCGCGCTCGACCGGTTCTTCGGCCGTGTGGGACGCGTCGATCATCTCGTGCTGACGCTCTCCGGCGGCGAAGGCGCCGGTCTGTTTCGCGAACTCGATCTGGCTGCGTTACGTCGAGGCTTCGAGGCCAAGGTCTGGCCGCAACTCGAAGCGGCGCAGGCCGCTCTGCCCGCGCTCCGCCGCGACGGCAGCCTGACGTTCGTGACCGCCATTTCCGCGCGCATCGCCAATCCCGGCACGGCCGGGCTGGGGGCGATCAACGGCGCGCTCGAAAGCATGATCGGCACGCTCGCGCGCGAACTGGCGCCGATGCGCGTCAACGCCGTTTCTCCGGGCGTGATCGATACAGCGTGGTGGGACCGATTTCCCGCGAGCGTCAAGACGGACCTGTTCCGCCAGCAGGCTGAAACGCTGCCGGTGGGACGCGTGGGCCATGCCGACGATATCGCGCACGCTCTTCAGTTTCTGATGGAGAACACGTTCATGACGGGAGCGGTTGTCGAATGTGATGGGGGATTGCGGCTGCTTTGA